In the genome of Streptomyces sp. Tu 3180, the window CAGTACCAGATAGAGGACCGCGCCCCAGAAGACCCAGCGCGGTCCCGTGGGCAGACCGGCGCGGCGCAACTCCCTTCGCGTGCGGACCAGTCGCACCAGGACCGCGACGGCACCGGCCAGCACGACGGCCGCGAGGACCGCGGCGACGGCGAGCACCACGGTGGTCCTCTCCAACGGACTGCCCTCCTCCCCGGGGCCCGCGCCACGGACTTCGCCCCGGCACAGGTCCCTCCGAGCGGATTCCCCCTTCCGGCGCCGGTATGGCGGGCGGGAACCGGACAGGCCCGCTCGCGCCCGATGCCCCGCGAGACCCCGCGGAACACCGGATCACCGCAGGTCACCCCGGTGGCCCGGCCGAATGCCGGCGCCGGACGGGGCGCCCGGTAATGGTCCGTACGGCGTCGTCCGCCGTCCGCCGCCCGTCCGCTCGTCGCACGTCCGGCGCCCGGGGCGGCCCCAGCCTTCCCGTGGATCCGCCGGATCGGGTACGCCACGGCGTCCCGGCGGCCGTACGGCGATCCGTCCGGCGGCCCGCCGGTCCGGCCCCCCGTCCCGGGCGGTGGACCTCGCGCTCGCGCCACCGTCCGAACGGCGACCGGCCCGCCCGCCCGTTTCGGGACCGGCTACCGCTCGGACGCCGTCGCCGACGGGGACTCGGACGCCGCCGGCCCCGACGCAGCCGCCGTCTGCGCGTCCCCGCGGGCCGGGGGACGCCGTATCCCGGCGCCGTCCTTCAGCCGGTCCAGCGCGCGGGTCAGCTGCCGGAGCGGAGAGGCGGCCGTCCGGGGGAGGGGCAGCGGCCTCTCTCCCGGCGCCTCGGCCGACTCCCGGTACGCGGCCAGCGCCTCGTGCGCGCGTTCGGCGGCCTCCCGGTACAGGTCCCGGGACTTCGTCATGGCGTCCAGCGCCTCGGCGTACATGGCCACCCGCTCGCGCTCGCGGGCGAGTTCCTCCTCCAGCGTCAGCAGGCGCCATTCCTCCCGCAGCGCGGTCAGGGCGTCCTGCGCGCCGTCCGGCAGCGGACGCGGCAGCGTGTCGAACCGGGTCACGGCCTCGACGAGGTCGACGGGCTCCGAACCGTCCAGGAAGACCGCGCGCACGGAGAAGTCCCCGGCGCCGTAGCCGTCCGGAGCGGGGCTGCCGGGCAGCACCACCGCACCTCCGCGCGGCACCTCCACGCCGAACTCCCGCAGCGCCCAGTTCACCACCCGCGCCTGCTGCGGCGCGGCCCGGTGCTCCACGACGCGGTGCCGCAGGGCCGGCGGCAGCCAGTGCGCGAGCGGCACCCGGCCGCGCTCGTCCGTGGTCATGGCCTCGTGGACGACGACGTGGAGGTTCCACGTGTCACGCGCGCAGTCGCGCAGCCGCCGCCGCACGGCCTTGTCGTCCTCGGGGAGCGGGTTGATCCCTTCCCGCCGCAGCCCCGTCGCGGCGTCGTACCGCCAGTCGGCGTCCGGCTCCTGAGGCCAGAACATGCCGGCCGGGGACGGCCAGGCGTGGTCCCACGGCTGTGCGGCCTCCGCGACCAGCGTCCAGTCCTGACCCCTCTTCGTGCCGGGCGCGAGCCTGAGCCGGGCCCGCACGGTGACCTCCCCGGCGATCCGGGCGCGGGACTCGAAGACCCGGTACGGGGCGGTCGCGGATTCGGGGACCTCCAGGAAGTCGTCGATGTCCTGGCTGTCCTTGAGCCGGCGCAGGGTGTGCCGGATCACGTCCTCGGCCGTGGTTCCGGCGTGGCGGCCGCGGGCCAGCCAGACAGTGGGAGGAGTGGCGGGGCGGGCTGTGGGGGAGGTCGGCATGGGTCCAGTGGTGAGCGGGGGCACGTGCTCCTGCCAGTATCGTCGCCGTCGGCCGGCGAAGTGACACGGGACCCGCCGGACGGCGGGTCCCGGCTGCTCCTACCCCGCCGGACGGCCTCCATGTGACACGGGCGCACGCGCGGCGGCGCGCGCGGGGTGTGCGCGGCGCGCACACGATGACGGCCGTTCACCCGTGGTCCCGGCGGTACCGGGGGCACCATCATGGGGTCCCGCGGGCAGGGCCGGCCCACCATCCGCATCGGGGCGGGTCCTGCCCGCGCGCACCGGACGGCCGGTCCCCGGGTGCCGGGACGGGGCGCGGACCCTATCAGCGCCGAGCCGGCCCTGTCGCATATTCCTCCGGAAAACGCCAAAGTCCTCACCTCGGTCGAGCACACACCGTAGCGTCGGCGTCACGTTCGCGGCACAGACGTGCGAGAAGAGGGGGATCCGGCGTGCCCGGAATCGACGAGAGCCTGCTGGAGGCCATGCGCGTCCCGGGTGCCCGCGGGGCCCTGGTGGTCGACTGGATCAGCGGGCTCGCGCTGGGCGCGGTGGGCGAGGCGCCGGGCGGTGATCCGGAGGCGACGGCGGCGGAGACCGCCGAACTCGCCCGCCTCTCCACGGAGAGCGGCACCCTCGCGCCGGCCGACGGCGGCGGACCCGCCGGGCCCGGCAAGGAGCCGCCCGTCCAGGACCTGATCCTCACCACCGCCGACGCCTACCACCTGCTGCGGTTCGTCGTCACCACCTTCGACAGCACGGTCTTCCTCTACCTGTGGCTCGACCGCGCCGACGGCAACCTCGCCCTGGCCCGGATCCGGCTGGCCGAGATGGCGGACAGGCTGGTGCTCGGATGACCACGGCGGCGCGTGCGGACGGATCCGCCCCGGACCTGCTCGGCACCCTCGCGGCCGACCGCGCCACCGGAGCGCTCTCCACGGAGTCCGGCGTCCTCTACCTCTCGGCGGGACAGGTCGTCCACGTCGAGTCCGCCCACAGCCCCGACGTCGGGGACCTGCTCACCCGCAGCGGTGCCGTCGCCCGGGACGGGTGGTGGGAGGCGGTCGAGCGGGCCGGGGCCCGGCACCGCGTCGGCCGCCAGCTGGTGGACAACGGGCGTCTCACCGCCGGCGCGCTCGAACTGTGCCATCTGGGCGCGCTCTTCGACGCGGCGTACTTCGCACTCCCTCCCGACGGCACCGCGCTCCGCTTCCGCCCCGGAGTCGCGCACTGGTTCGGCTCGGTCCGCCCCGTACCGGTGGCGACGGTGCTGCGCGAGTCCTGGCGGCGCCGCGACCTGCTGCACCGCATCTGGCCCGACCCGGCCGTGGACACCGCCCCGCTCACCCGCGTGCCCGGCGTCGACCCCGCCGACCTGCCGCCCCGCCGCGGCCGCGCGTTCGCCCTGGTCGACGGCGGCCGCACCGCCGCACAGATCGCCTCGGCCCTGGCGTGCCGCACCTTCCACACCCTCGTCGAACTGCGCCGCCTCGCCGCCGACGGACTGGTCACCCCCGCGCCGCCCCCGCCCGCCGCGCCCGTCCACCCCGTCCCCGGCGAGGGCGGCTCGGCGTGGGACGAGCCCGACACAGCGCTGCTGAGACGGCTCCTGGACGCCTTGGAGGCACTGTGATCCGCGCGCGCCGACAGCGTGCCGAAAGGAGACTGCTCATGGCCGTCGAGACCGACGTGCTGGACGAACTGCGTCGGCTCCGCACCCGCGTACCCCGGCTGACGGGCTCCCTCGCGGCCACCGTCGACGGACTCGTCCTGGCCCACGACGCACCGGACACCGAACCGGAGGGACTGGCCGCGCTCACCGCCGCCGCGCTGGGGGTCGCCCACCGCATGACGGACGCCGCCGCCCGCGGCGACTTCCGGGAGCTCCTGGTGCGCGGCACCCAGGGCTACATCGCCACCTACGCGGCCGGCACCACCGCCGTCCTCACCCTCCTCGCCGACGACCGGGTCAACGTGGGCCGGCTGCACCTGGAGGGCCGGCGCAGCGGCGCCCGGATCGCGGACCTCGTCGACATCCGCGTCGGTCCGGGCGGGGGCCGGCACGCCGACCGGACCTCGACCGCGGAACACCCCGCGCCGCCCCCGGACCCGGCCCGCCGCATCGGCACCCTCCCGGTGCGGACCCCGCAGCGGCCCGCGCCCCGCCCCCAGACCGGCGGCTGATCAGGCTTTCCCCCCGGGCCGCGCACCGGCACACGACCCGGCGGCCGGCCCGAACCACCCATCACGACGGAAAGGACACCTTCCATGGCCAACACCGAGACCGCGCTCAAGGAATGCCTCAGCTCCATCGACGGGGCGACGGCCGCCGCGCTCGTCGACTACACCAGCGGCATGGCCCTCGGCACCATCGGCGGCGGCAAGGACTTCAACCTGGAGGTCGCCGCCGCCGGCAACACGGACGTCGTGCGGTCCAAGCTGCGCACCATGGAGCACCTGGGGCTGAAGGAGGAGATCGAGGACATCCTGATCACCCTGAACAGCCAGTACCACCTGATCCGTCTGCTGAAGGGGCGCGGCGGCAACGGCCTCTTCCTGTACCTGGTGCTCGAGGCGGGCCGGGCCAACCTGGCGATGGCGCGGCACCAGCTGCGCCGCATCGAGGCCGACCTCGAGGTCTGAGCCGGCCCCCGGACGGATCACCGGCCGGGGCCCCCGCACCGCGCGGAGGGCCCCGGCCGGCGCAGTGCGGTGAGGACACGGGCCGCCGGCCGTCACCGGGCCGCTGCGCCCGTGCGGGTCAGGCCGCGCCGGGCAGCCACAGGTCGGGGCCGAAGACCTCGTAGCGGATGTTGCGGGCGGGGACACCGGCGCCGAGCAGCCGGCCGCGCACGGTGCGCATGAACGGCAGCGGGCCGCACAGGTACACCGTCGCGTCCGCCGGGACGTCGATCCCGGTCAGGTCCATCAGCCCGCTGCGGGCGTCGGGCTCCTCGGCACCGGGACGCTCGTACCAGAAGACCGCCTCCGCGTCGGGCAGCCCGTCCACCGCCTCGCGGGTCTCGGCGCGCAGGGCGTGCTCGGCCGGCGAGCCGTCGGCGTGCAGCACGAGCACCCGGCGGGTGGAGCCGAGGGCGGCCAGCCGGGCGAGCATGCCCACCATGGGAGTGCAGCCGATGCCGGCCGAGACCAGGACCAGGGGGGTGTCGGCGTCGTCCAGCGCCACGTCCCCGAAGGGCGCGGAGAGGATGAGTTCGTCCCCGGTGCCCGTGCGCTCGTGCAGCAGGTTGGAGACCTCGCCGTCGGGTGCGCCGTCCGCGCCGGCGACCCGCTCGACGGTGATGCGGCGCAGCTCGTCGCCGGGGTCGGAGGACAGGCTGTACTGGCGCAGCTGGTGCACCCCGTCGGGCATGAGCACCCGCACGCTGACGTACTGGCCCGCCCGGGCGCGCGGCGCGGGCCCGCCGTCGGCGGGGCGCAGCAGGAACGACACCACGTCGTCCGTCTCCTCATGGCGTTCGACGACCGTCCAGCGGCGCCAGACGTCGCCCGGTGCGACGCCGGCGTCGTGGTACAGGCGCGCCTCCCGGGCGATGAGGGCCCCGGCCATCAGCCAGTACACCTCGTCCCAGGCGGCCGCGACCTCGGGGGTCACCGCCTCGCCCAGCACCTCGGCGATCGCACCGAACAGGTACTTGTGCACGATCGTGTACTGGTCGTCGGTGATCCCGACCGCGGCGTGCTTGTGGGCGATCCGGGACAGCAGGGCGTCCGGCCGGGTGTCCGGGTCGGCGAGCAGCGCGCCCGCGAAACCGGCGATGGACCCGGCCAGGGCCCGGCGCTGGGCCCCGCTGGCCTGGTTGCCCCGGTTGAACATCCCGTCCAGCAGCTCGGGCCGGTCGTGGAACATGGTGTCGTAGAAACGCGTGGTGATCTCGTCGAGCGCTCCGGCCACGGCGGGCAGGGTGGCCCGCACCACTGCGGCGGATTCTTCGGACAGCATGGGGTCTCCCAGGAACGGGGCGGGACAGGGGCTCCGGCCGCGGATCGGGCCGGCGGCGGAACCTGTATGGCAACCCGGGGACCCCGTTTTCGCCGGTGACGGAGGTCAGGGCGGCAAGACGGGCCCATCGGCCCGCAGGAAGGGACCCCCGGTCCCGGGGGACGGGTGCCGGACGGGGCCGGTCGGCACTTCCCCGGGCCCGTCCGGCGCCACGCGCGGGGCCCGGCGCGCCCGCCGGACACCGGCGCACCGGCGGCCCGGGGCAGGGCCGTCCGGCCCATGCGGAACACCGTCGAACCGGACAGACTGGACTCCCAAGGGGTGTCCGGGTGCCGAAGCGCCCCGGAGGTCCGACGCGCCGGACGTGAGAGGGAGTGGCCGTCATGGCCGAGCAGGTCCCGCCGAACGCGGTGGAGGGCGCCCCGGTGGGCGACCTGGGACGCCGTCTGGCCCGGCGCCGCACGGAGCTGGGCCTCACCCGGAGGGAAGTGGCGGTCAGGTCGGGCCTGGCGCCCGGTTACCTGCGCTACCTGGAGGAACAGCCGGGCGCCGCGCCGGGCACGGGCGTCCTGCTCAGGCTGGCCGGCGTACTCGGGACCACGCTGAACCGGCTCACCGGCGGGGACGCCGACCTGCCGCCCGGCTCCGGGCGGGCCGCCCGCCACCCGGAGTTCACCGAGCTGGACACCGAGGAGTGCCGCGCCCT includes:
- a CDS encoding DUF4388 domain-containing protein codes for the protein MTTAARADGSAPDLLGTLAADRATGALSTESGVLYLSAGQVVHVESAHSPDVGDLLTRSGAVARDGWWEAVERAGARHRVGRQLVDNGRLTAGALELCHLGALFDAAYFALPPDGTALRFRPGVAHWFGSVRPVPVATVLRESWRRRDLLHRIWPDPAVDTAPLTRVPGVDPADLPPRRGRAFALVDGGRTAAQIASALACRTFHTLVELRRLAADGLVTPAPPPPAAPVHPVPGEGGSAWDEPDTALLRRLLDALEAL
- a CDS encoding YkvA family protein; this encodes MERTTVVLAVAAVLAAVVLAGAVAVLVRLVRTRRELRRAGLPTGPRWVFWGAVLYLVLPADLLPDPVFLDDIGVLLLALRTVRGSLGAGALGGTSRRPDHRPVDDYAP
- a CDS encoding roadblock/LC7 domain-containing protein encodes the protein MAVETDVLDELRRLRTRVPRLTGSLAATVDGLVLAHDAPDTEPEGLAALTAAALGVAHRMTDAAARGDFRELLVRGTQGYIATYAAGTTAVLTLLADDRVNVGRLHLEGRRSGARIADLVDIRVGPGGGRHADRTSTAEHPAPPPDPARRIGTLPVRTPQRPAPRPQTGG
- a CDS encoding globin domain-containing protein, whose product is MLSEESAAVVRATLPAVAGALDEITTRFYDTMFHDRPELLDGMFNRGNQASGAQRRALAGSIAGFAGALLADPDTRPDALLSRIAHKHAAVGITDDQYTIVHKYLFGAIAEVLGEAVTPEVAAAWDEVYWLMAGALIAREARLYHDAGVAPGDVWRRWTVVERHEETDDVVSFLLRPADGGPAPRARAGQYVSVRVLMPDGVHQLRQYSLSSDPGDELRRITVERVAGADGAPDGEVSNLLHERTGTGDELILSAPFGDVALDDADTPLVLVSAGIGCTPMVGMLARLAALGSTRRVLVLHADGSPAEHALRAETREAVDGLPDAEAVFWYERPGAEEPDARSGLMDLTGIDVPADATVYLCGPLPFMRTVRGRLLGAGVPARNIRYEVFGPDLWLPGAA